The following proteins are encoded in a genomic region of Phycodurus eques isolate BA_2022a chromosome 11, UOR_Pequ_1.1, whole genome shotgun sequence:
- the foxn2a gene encoding forkhead box protein N2, producing MGPIIGMSPDKKTEIPDMQEGRTWLRGVCGVGTLPEAECASSPLATSVDRTGGTEDEELTNLNWLHENLLQNFTLGGPEAQPSGSPLFDIEGDYGSNQGTLTSATASAHSRGRERDSLKSKPPFSFSLLIYMAIEQSPSKSLPVKEIYGWILEHFPYFSNAPTGWKNSVRHNLSLNKCFRKVERSLGKANGKGSLWCVDPEYRPNLIQALKKQHFPAAHAFCTPPASPPSASSPPRHLFLQGCSFKESDIDAATAMMLLNSAPGHHVDPCNSDSPLDLSRPDSVLVSSDPKQDHNYSSVALQRCSSRSSSSSLSSLDEGGCDRRQSRRAGSEGFHSDEDSDLWDERSANQTQRRPPAIKWPVGKRPRREVKLELDDELKEAAGSLLHLAGIRSCTEGSKRNVKSTKLNRK from the exons ATGGGTCCAATTATTGGGATGTCACCAGACAAGAAAACGGAAATTCCGGATATGCAAGAGGGGCGGACATGGCTCCGAGGAGTTTGTGGAGTGGGAACACTGCCTGAAGCAGAGTGCGCTTCCAGTCCCCTTGCGACCAGCGTGGATCGGACTGGAGGTACTGAAGATGAAGAACTCACCAACCTCAACTGGCTCCATGAGAACCTGCTTCAGAACTTCACGTTGGGAGGTCCCGAAGCTCAACCCAGTGGCAGCCCCCTCTTTGACATCGAGGGAGATTATGGATCCAACCAGGGAACTTTAACCTCCGCCACAGCCTCAGCTCACAGTAGGGGTCGGGAGCGGGACTCGTTGAAGTCCAAACCCCCTTTCTCGTTTTCGCTCCTCATCTACATGGCCATTGAGCAATCTCCTAGCAAATCTTTACCTGTCAAAGAAATCTATGGCTGGATTCTTGAGCACTTCCCTTACTTCTCCAACGCTCCCACTGGATGGAAGAACTCAGTGCGTCACAATCTCTCCCTGAATAAATGTTTCCGCAAGGTCGAAAGGAGTTTAGGAAAG GCCAATGGAAAAGGTTCTCTTTGGTGCGTCGACCCAGAATACCGCCCCAACCTGATCCAAGCCCTTAAGAAGCAGCACTTTCCCGCCGCACATGCCTTCTGTACACCACCCGCCTCCCCGCCCAG TGCCTCCTCACCCCCTCGTCATCTCTTTCTGCAAGGTTGCTCATTTAAAG AGTCTGATATTGATGCTGCCACTGCCATGATGCTCTTAAACTCTGCCCCAGGGCACCACGTTGACCCAT GCAATTCTGACAGCCCACTGGACCTCTCCAGACCCGACTCAGTGCTGGTGAGCAGCGATCCAAAGCAGGACCACAACTACAGCAGTGTCGCCCTGCAGCGCTGCTCCTCCcggtcttcctcctcctccctgtcCTCCTTAGATGAAGGAGGCTGCGACCGCAGGCAGTCCCGCCGCGCCGGCAGCGAGGGCTTCCACAGCGACGAGGACTCCGACCTCTGGGATGAGAGAAGCGCAAACCAAACGCAGCGCCGCCCGCCAGCCATCAAGTGGCCTGTCGGCAAAAGGCCGCGACGCGAGGTCAAGCTGGAGCTGGATGATGAGCTTAAAGAGGCCGCTGGTTCTTTGCTGCACCTCGCTGGTATACGCAGCTGCACGGAGGGCTCCAAACGCAATGTCAAGAGCACAAAACTtaacaggaaataa